CATCGACGACATCGTGGGGCTGGAGAGCGAAGCGAGAGATGCCGTCGCCTCCGGCTTCGGGGCCACCGCATGCATCCACCCGAGTCAGGTCGCTGTCATCCGTGCCGCATACCGCCCGGACGACGCGACGCTCGCCTGGGCGCGTGCCGTGCTGGATGCCGCCGTCGTCGAGCGCGGGGTGTTCCGCTTCGAGGGGCGGATGATCGATGAGCCTGTGCTCCGGCACGCACGATCGGTCGTCTCGCGAGCACAGTGAGAGCGGCCTGCCGGCGCTCCTCCGACCACGGCCCGAGAGCGACGTGAACCGTCAGACGAGCGCGAACTGATCGAGCAGCCGCACCGAGTGCGGAGAGACCTCGAAGCGATGGGCCGATCCGTTGGCGAGCACGTCGCCGTCCCGGGGCAGGGTGCCGCCGGACACGCGATCGATCACCGCGCGGATCACCCCGCCGTGGGCGACGACGATCACCGATTCCGCGACCGGTGCGGTGCGTTCCCGTGATTCGCGCGCGATGCGGTGCAGAGCGCCGAGGGCACGATCGCCGACCGCGTCGAGCGTCTCGGCGCCGGGGACCTCCGCATGCCAGTCGCCGTAGGTCGCGAGATACTCCTCGACGAGCAGTCCCTCGCCTTCGCCGAACTCCCGCTCGCGCACGTCCGCGACGGCGTCGCCGAGGGGGAGGCCGAGGCGGTCGGCGATGATCTGCGCGGTCTCGCGGGCGCGCGCGAGAGGGCTCGAGGTCACCGCGTGGTGCGTCCCGTCGGCCAGTCGCTCCGCTGCCGCGTAGGCATCGGCCCTGCCCGTCTCGTTGAGCGGGATGTCGGTCGATCCCTGGATGCGGCGGCCGAGGTTCCAGTCGGTCTGACCGTGTCGGACGAGGGTGATGAGGGTCATCGGAGCATCTCCTGGAGGGCGGGGAGCACGTCGCTGGTGCCCGCCGCGATGGTGACGTGGGCCCAGGTGTCGGCTCTGGTCGGCTCGTGATTGACGATGATCAGCGGGATGCCGCGACGCCGCGCGCGCTCCACGAGCCGCACGCCGGAGTTCACGACCAGCGAGGAGCCGGCGACGATGAGGGCGGTGCTCGACCGCAGCAGGGACTCCGCGGCCCGGAAGCGATCGAGCGGCACGTACTCGCCGAAGAACACGACGTCCGGCTTCAGCATCCCCTCGCACACCGTGCAGACGGGGATCACGAAGCCGTCGGTGGTCTCGGGCAGCACATCGCCGTCGGGGGCCAGTGCGATGTTCTCGGGGACGGTAATCCAGGGGTTGAGCTCCTCGATCTGCACCGCGATGTCGCGACGGTCGAAGACCTGTCCGCAGCGCAGACACAGCACGCGGCGCATGGTCCCGTGCACCTCGATGACGTGCGAGCTGCCCGCCCGCAGGTGCAGGCCGTCGACGTTCTGGGTGATCACCCCGGACACCACGCCGGACGATTCCATCTCCGCGAGCGCGCGGTGTCCCGCGTTCGGCTCCGCCCGCGCGAAGGCCCGCCAGCCCAGATGTCCGCCCACCCAGTAGCGACGTCGCGCGCGCTCGTCGGCGAGGTAGGTCTGGATCGTCATCGGGTTGCTGCGCGCAGGGGCGCCTTCGCCCCGGTAGGCGGGGATGCCGGAATCGGTCGACAGACCAGCGCCGGTGAGCAGTGCGATGCGCGTTCCGCGCAGCAGCTCGGCGGCGCGGGCGACGGTGGCCGACAACTCGGCGGTGTTCGACACGCTCACATGACCTCCTCGATCGAGTCTACGGTGCGCACGCACGCCGGACGCCCGGCGGCAGCGTGCGGACGACGGGGCGATCCGGCGTCGGTGACAGACTGGAGTCGTGGAACTGCTGACTGTGACGGATGCCGACGATCGACGCCTCGACGACTACCGCGGACTGACCGACACGGCGTTGCGCACCCGCAGCGATCCCTCGGGCGGGCTGTACATCGCCGAATCGACCAAGGTCATCGCCCGCGCGGTCGCCGCCGGGCACAGGCCGCGCTCCGTGCTCGTGCAGGAGCGCCGGGTGGACGACATCCGCGCGATCGTCGGCGATCTGGACGTTCCCGTGTACATCGTCCCCGACGCGGTGGCGGAGGCGGTGACCGGCTTCGCCGTGCATCGCGGCACGATCGCGTCGATGCATCGCCCGGAGCTGCCGTCGGTGCGCGAGGTGATCGAGGGCGCGTCGGTGGTGCTGGTCCTCGAGAACATCGGCGATCACACCAACGTGTGTGACTCCAAAACACGCGTTCCAGGGCCTCCACGGAGGGCCCGCTCGCGCATCGCCATCCTAGAGGGATTGGCTGACCACGCCAATGTCGGGAGTGCGATGAGAAACGCTGCAGCGCTCGGCATCGACGCAGTTCTGGTGACGCCAACTTGCTCGGATCCTCTGTACCGGCGCTCCGTGCGCGTCTCCATGGGCACGGTGTTCCAGGTGCCGTGGACGCGGATTCCGGAGTGGCCAGCAGGCATCCACGAGCTGCAAGACGCCGGCTACGTCGTGGCGGGAATGACGCTGGGGGAGGGAGCGATCACCCTCGACGAGCTGGTCGCTGAAGATCACGAGAAGCTCGCTCTGGTGTTCGGCACCGAAGGCGACGGCATCACACCAGCAACTGACCGCCTACTCGATCGCCGCGTGACCATTCCCATGATGGGTGGGGTCGACTCGCTGAACGTTGCTGCGGCGACGGCGGTGACGTTCTACGCGACCAGATAGCCCGCACCCGACGCACCAGGCTGGGTTCCGGACTCATGTCCGAGGTCGCCGATACGCTTCGAGGAAAGACGCGCCTAACTTAGCGGTGCGAAACAACAGGGTGAACGGGACGATAACTAGCATGACGAATGCCGCGCACAGGACCACCAGCCTCAATGCGGCGAAAGCTGGGAAGAACGACGTGTTCTACACACAGTGACCCGAGATTGAGCGCGAGATGAACGCTTATGTCGAGTACGACCCTGACGTGTTCCGCGACAAGGTGGTCCTGTTGCCGTGCGATGACCCCGAGTGGTTCAACCGCGCCAAGGGAAACAGGTAGGTCGGCGTGATGGCGACGGGCTACGAGCGGTACAGCAAGCACGCGGTCTGGGAGTCTCTGCGGCTCAAGCGGGAGTCGCTCAACGCGGCCAGGTTCGACAATGCCGAGGCCGAGCAATGGCGTGAAGACATCGTGGAGTGGCTTGACGAGGCGCTCAAGACGCGCGCTGCCCGGCAGCCTGCGCTCTATCTCAGCACGTTGGACGTCCTCAGCTCGGCGCTCAACCAGCTCCCAGTCGACACTGCCGGTTTCCAACAGTTCATCGCGTATCGCCAGCAGAACGGCCATGCTTTCCAGCAGCTAGAACAAGCGCTTCGCGCGCTGCCGCTGCCACCGCCCAAGGATCTGAAGGCAAACTATGTCGAGCTCCTCGACCAGGAAGTCATTACCCGGAACAAGCGGCTCGGCGAGCTGGAGCAGCGCGTCGCAGAGACCGAGCAATCGCTGAAGCTGCGCCTTGCTGAGCTGGATAAAGTCACGACCGAGGTCCAAACACTGCGCACGGAAATCCAAGCCGAACGCGAAGCCATCACAGCGGTCAGCCAATCAGCCGATACCGACATGCGTGATGCCTGGACAGAAGCACTCGAAGTCTGGCGCAAGGATCGCGAGGCCACAGACCTGGAGCACGACACGCAAGCGCTCGCGAGCATCGCCGCGCTCGCGGCGACAACTAAGGCCGGCGAGGCGCTTGCCGAACACGCAGCCGGCGACCTCAGCGCCGCCGACTGGTACGGTCGGGCGAAGCGGGAGCGTCGCGCCGCGCACTTGATCCGTTTCGGGGCATGGGCGGCTTTTCTTTTCGCAGGGGCCGTTGGCTTCTACATCGTCAACGAAGCCATCATTAAGAACTTCGACATCTCCGTTGGCGGGGGAATCCTCCGTGCCTCGATCGCGGTCGTCATCGGTGCGTTCGGCGGATTGCTGCTGCGCGAAGCCGGCAGGCACTTCCGCGAGGCGGACACTGCCGAGGATGTCGCTCTCTCCCTCAAGGCACTGGCTCCGTTCTATGCGAACTCCGCGGACGGGATCCGACTGGCGGCACGAGTCGAGCTCGGCGATGCGGTGCTCGTAAAGAACGTGCTTTCCCGTTTCTCACATCGGGATGCAGCGAAGCATTCCAGCGAGGTCAAGACGGAAGAACTGCCAGGACTGGTCAAGGAAGCCGCGAACGCTTTGAAACTGGCCGAGAACGCTTCGACTAAACCGTAGGAGCTGACGCACTCGACGCAAACAGCATGATGCGCTGATCTTGCCCAGGCAACGCCCCCCAACAGAACGAGACACAGTGACCGCTTACGAAGACGTTCTCGATTGGATCGCTACCCGACCCTGGTGGCAACAACGCGCGCTGGCACGCATCGCGAGCGGGGAAACGATCGGCGAGACCGAGTACGAAGAGATCGCCAAAAGCCTGTTCGATAAGCCGCCCGTCGCTCCGGAAGGCGGCTGGCTCGCATCGGTTACCATCCCTCAGAGCACGAACGACGAGCCGGTGCGGATCGTCGCCGTCAAGGGCGTGTCCAACGTCAATCGGCTCGCCGAGAACCAGGAGCTGACGTTCGCGCCAGACGGACTGACCGTCGTGTATGGCAACAATGGCAGCGGGAAGTCCGGGTACGCGCGCATTCTTCAGTCCATGGTGCGGGCCCGCCACCGAGCAGACATTCTCCCCGACGTTTTTGCTGAATCCCCGGGAGAGCAGTCGGGCGAAGTCACGTTCCGCGTTGCAGACACCGAGTACACCTCGACCCTCGGGTCCACCGCCGATGCTGCTCTCGGACGGGTTGCCCTCTACGACGAGCACTGCGGAGACACCTACCTCAACTCGGAAGCCGAGATCTCGTACCGACCTTCAGCGGTGCAACTTCTTGATGACCTTTCGACCCTGACCGCCGGCGTGCGACGAGTCATCGACAAGTGGAAAACCGAGAAAGGTACGCCAGGAGCACTTCCCGAGGTCGTCGATCCAGGATCGGCTGCAACTTTCCTGAAGGCTCTCACGGCCAAGACGACGGATGCGGAGATCACTGCGGCCGCCACTTGCCCCCACGACGTCGATCAGAAGCTGAGCGACCAGATCGAGGAAGTAGCTCGACTTCGAACCGCTGATCCTGCACAGGAGAAGCAGAAGTTGACCAGAAAGGCCAATGCGCTCGATCTGGTCGCTGAGCACTTACTCAGCCTCGACCGCTCGTTGGGCTCCGCTGTGCACGAGAAACTGCAGAACTTGAGTGCGAAGGCGAAGGTGGCGCAGGAAGCGGCGGACGCAGCGTCTGTGACCACCTTCGGAGACGAGCCGCTTGCCGGTATCGGATCACCGGTCTGGAAGGCGCTGTGGCAGGCAGCTGAGAAGTACTCACTTACCGTCTACCCAGAGCACGACTTCCCGCACGCAGAAGAAAGCGCAGTGTGCGTCTTGTGCCAGCAGTCGCTCGACACCGGAGGCAGCGCACGGCTGAAGCGGTTCCACGATTTCGTCTCCGACACGACAGCCCAGGATGCTGAGACGGCAAAAGCGGAACTCGATACGTTTCTCGCGGTTCTCGGCCGGCAGCCGGTGGAGAACCAAGCGATCGCGGTCGCCATCGCGACTATCGAGCAGTCAGAGCCGGAGGTCACCGCGCGGGTCCAGCCGTTTTTCGCTGCTTTCCGCGCACGCCAGGCCGCCATGATCGCGGACGAGCAACCGGCGGACGTAAACATCGCCGCAGAAACTGTCGCGTTTACAGCGCAGGCTAAAGGCCTTCGTGACCAAGCTGACTCGATCGACGCCGCTGAATTCGCGGGGCGTCTCGCTCAGGCGCAGGCCGAAGAGAACCGACTGCGCGACCAGATTGCGATGCGCGATGGGCGGCTGCAGATCGAGGCGGAACGTGCCCGCCTGCGCGAGTTGACGGTGCTCAATGACAAGTTCTCCGAAGCGAATACACGCGCCCTCACCGACAAAGTAGGTGAATTGACGAAGAAGTACGTGACCGAAGAGGCGCGAGATCGCTTCACACGCGAGACGGACCGACTCGAACTGGAGCGGGTTACCTTCAAAGCAACTAAGTCGCGCCAGGGTATGGGTCTGCTCCATAAAGCCGACTTCTTGAATGCGCGCGCAGGGGCACGCCTCGGCGACGTTCTCTCCGAGGGTGAGCAAACCGCGCTCGGCTTCGCTGGATTCCTGACCGAAGTGCACTTCGACACGAGCAAGTCTGCGTTGGTCTTCGACGACCCCGTTTCTTCGCTTGACCACATGCGGCGCGAGGCGGTTGCCCACCGAATCATCGATCTGGCGGGGGAGCGGCAGGTCATCATTTTCACGCATGACATCGCCTTCACGATGGTGCTCCGCAAGATCGCAGAAGCCGCGAACGTCCCCTTCGCAACTCGAGGTATCGAACGCAAGCGCAAGATTGGACCAGGGTTTACGACCCTCAAGCATCCCTGGACGGCCCAGGACGCCGCGCAACGCGTAGATAGCCTTCGGCAAGAAGTGGCGGCTCTGCGGCGTGACGAAGAAGGTATGTCCGAGCCCGAGTACCAACGGGCGACAGAGGAAATTGCCGGTCACATGTCACAGACGTGGGAACGCATCATCAGCCAGGTACTGGCCGAGCCCCTCGTCGACTACAAGTCTCTGGAGGTCAGGGTCGGGAAGCTGCGCGTCATCGGGCGGGTCACGCCTGACGACGTCAAGACATATGACGATTCGTACACAAGGATCTCTGGTTGGGCGCTAAGGCACGATCCGCACCCCGAACTGAACTACACGCCGCCGTCCGTGGATACTCTGAAGGCCGAGATCGACGTGCTCGATACCTGGTTGAAGGGCGTTAAGAAGCATCAACAGCCCTGAACTCGATCAATCACTCTGTTCTTCGGAAGCTCGCAACGCCATACGGCCTCGGTTTGCTTCGATGACTCGTTCGGCTCGGACCTCCGCGGCAACGAACTTGATCAGCGGGTCGCGGTCCTCTGCCAGAGCATCGAGAATCTGAGCCGGGGCATCTGGGTTCAACGCCACCAGAAGTGCCAGATCAGAGCTGCGGCCGGCGAGATCCGCCAGTACGTCGATCGGTGTTGCGCCGTTGAACGCGACAGCCTGCTGTGTTTCGGCATCATTCTCGACAGCTAGTAGCCGCAATACCTCTGGAGGCGTGTTCGGGTTGGCCGCGACGACACGCCTAACCTGCTTACTTCGACGCTCACCGCCGAGGAACGTAAGAATGTCGGGCGTTGCCAATGGGTTGTACGCGACTTGCGCACGAACTTCGGCGCGCTTGTTCGCTGCCATCGCATGCAACTCGGACACCTTAGGAGGCGTCCGTTTCGGAGCGATCTCGACTGCGCCGACTTCGGCAGGGTCAGTGTCTTCGGCGGTATCGGCGACAGGATTGCGGAAGGCTGCAATGCGAACGTCAAGGTCTGGATCGAGGAACAGTGCGTTGAGTGCGTCGCCCGGGAGGTTTGAATTGCGTGCCGCACATTTCCGCACTTCAGCATCCTCGTCCTGCGCCAGCAGTTCCAGGATTTTCACTGGCGTATGTGAATGAGTGGCGACAGCGCATCGAACCTCTTCGTCGCGGCTCTTGGCGAGTCGCACCAGCGTCGTTGCTCCGGTGCGGGCGTCTTCGGCTGCCTCCAATCGGAGGTTCGGTTGGCGCATGCGGCTCTTCGACAGTCGATCAAGGGCTTCTTCGACCAAAGTGTATGGAAGTGCGAGGTCGCCACGTGAGGTTGCCGCCTGCAGCGCCTCCAGGAGTTCGAGATCACTCGCCGTGGTCAGCAGAGATGCTGCAAGCTTCGCCGCGAGATCGCCAGGAAGCGCCTCGTTGGCGAGCACTGCCACGCGAATCGTCTTGGACTTGTCCTCGGCAAGCAACTGCAGAGCCGGCACGGGGGCTGTGCTGTTCAGGGCCACTGTCAGTCGGACGTCAACTGAACGATCCCGGGCAAGCCGCTCCATCACGGCATCGGGCATTTGCTGCGACCCCGCGAACCACTCCCTCGCTTCGGCGGATCGCACTGACTGGATCTTCTCGGCCAGAAGGTCGACGCTCACGGCGTCTAGCGTTGGATTGCCGGCCAGCGCTGTCAAGATTTCGGGTGAGTTCTCATGGATCAGCTCCCTGAGCATCGCTGGCGGCGTTGCCGGGTGTGAGGCGATGACTGCCAGCATCTGCGCGTTGTACTCCGCAGGCGTGCACCACTTCTCGTAGGCTGTGAGCCCCTGGGTGCGGAACGTCAGCCGGGCAGATTTGGAAGCGGCAAGCTCGCTAAGGGTCTTGCTCATGGCGTCATCATGGACGGGCAGTGACCGCTTGAGCGCGGACCAGCGGATCTCAGCATCGCTATCGGTGAAGAGCTTCTCCCGCACGGCGAGATCAGCAATGGGAAGGCTGTTCGCCACGATGTGCCGAATGTGCGCAGGCTGATCGTCCTGCATCAACGAGATCTTCAGTTCATTCGGCAGTCCGTTCTTCAAACGCTCGGGAAGGTCGTTCCTCCGGTCAGCAATCGCCGCCCAGACACGACTTGCCTGCGGAAGCGGAAGACCGGGATTCCAGCCAAGGCGGTTGCCAATGAAGAGGTGGACCAGCTGTTCCAGAAGTCCGAGGTTCGCATCAGCTGGGTCGCGATCCTGGCGAATCTGCACGGCATGCGGGGCCAAGGCACCTGGATTCCCTGGCTGCACCGCCACCAGGTCATGAGTGTTCGCAACAGTGCCGGTTGCTGCAGGGGGGACTGGCGAGCTCGTCTCAATGCTGTGAGCCGATCCAGTCGCTTCTTGCCGCCATGCGCCTGCGTTCGCGGCGGCCGCGCGTCGCACCATCAAGCTCGTGTCCTGAGCGAACGCAGACAGTATCTCATTTGGCGTCGCGGGGTTCATTGCCACGCCTTCACGTACGCGCGCGTAGCGGTCTGCGGCCAGCGTTCGCAGCGTGTCTTCAGGCGTCGCGGGATTCCTTCCCACTCGGAACCTCAGGTCCGTGTCGTCCCCGAGAGCCAGCGCCAGGAGCATCGCATGGGGTGTGTTGCGGTTGTCTGCCAGCAGTTGCAGCTTGCGGCGTTCTGAGACGGGAACGTGAACGGCGATCTGGTTCCGCTTCGTCGCGTTCACGAATCCTTCGCGCAACGTCGGCAGCAGCTCATCGGGATCGCCATCGAGCAGTCGCTCAAGGCTCCAGATCGGCATGAGCCCTTGCCGTGGAAGCCAGATGCCCACACTGCGCACGGCCAACTCGTCTTCGAGATCGAGCATGACATACCCGAGCAACTGCCGCAGAAACCCGCGCAACTTGGGAATGCTCAACTCCGCGTATACCTTGCAGTCGATCAGCGTGTCGCCGACAAGCCAATCGCCATCAGCTCCGCCCAGCAGCATCGCACCGCTGAACCCCGGATTCGGCTCGAAGCGGTCGCCGTCGGCAATTCGGTCGCGCCAGGCGTTGATCTGGGATGCGTTCGCCACGAGCAGCGAACGAATGTCCGCGATCGCCAGTGGATCGATCGAGGCGGCAAACGAGAGCCCGTCATCTACGGCGTCGCATGATGCGCCTACAGAACCGCTCAGTGCCTCAGGCCCGGCCCGATAAAACTGCTCGCAGTGAGCGAGCAGTATTGATGCGCGGTCGAGATCAGCCTCATCCGAAGGCGCGGACAGCAGCTGTTCTGCCACTTGGAACGCTTCGGTCAGTATCCGTGCCCGATGCAACCCATTCTCGATCTCGTCGATGAAACGGGGCAGTTCGGTAATGCCAGCAGCTGAAGCTGAATCCTGTAGGTCGAAGCCATCCAACGCAAGGCGGGTGCGGATGTCGAATGCTGTCCCAGACCGCGCCGCATCGACACCACGGGGGACAGGAATGAGAAGATCCCTGTCGGAGAGCTCTGGCAGACCCAAGGTCGCGGCCATGGCATAAGCGGCTTGCGTGCCACCGCGGGTGCCACTCAGCCGCGGGGAGATCCCGTCAAGATACGCACGTACTGGCGAACCCGCGTCTCGCAACTCGCTCGTAAGGCTCACGGATTGATCTTCGCAGATCGGAACGTTTGGCTCGAAGATCCCGTTCACCGTCTCGGTGCCACCTCTGGCCGTGCGTCGCACCGCCCGACGTCCCAACCCTGATTTTGAGCTCAAATCACGGGGCCGCCAGTGCTCGCTGCACGTGACGGGTCAGCACTCCTGAGCTGTTACCAGACACCCATTTCAGCCAGCCGCGCCCACCGCGGGATCAGTGCCGCGAGAGTGATGATGAGCGCGGCGGCCCCGACCGCAATCGACACGGCGCGAACGCGCCACTTGACGGGCTCGAAGTCATTTCTGGCCAGAATGACACCGCTCGCGAAGGGCAGGGCAAAGGGAACGATGCTCAGCACTACCAGAGCGAAAACGGCGGACTCCCGCCATGTCTCATCCGAGTACAACAGCCCGATGAGCATCAACCAGCCTTTGGTCAAAGCCATCAGCGTTCCGATGCCTCCAATGACGCTGGACAGCACGATCATCGTCCGCGGCCGGAGCGCGTCCTCTCCTAGCGAGGCGTGCACCAGGACCAGCACGGACAGGAGCGCCGTCAGCGCCAGGTAGCTGACGTCCGCGAAGCCCCATTCGCCGGTGTTGATCGGCACGAGCCCCATGATCATCAGGAACAAGTGAAAGATCGCGAGAACCATCCCGACGCCGATCAAGCAGACGGTGGAGATCGAGATGAGCTGCTCAGAGCGCGTCGCCGGCTCCGGTTCTACCCAAAGCGTGGCCGGCTTCGTTGATTCCATGCTGACGACTCTCCTCTGTGAACCTGGACGATCTCCCGTCGCCCACGCGTTGACTGCGCTATCGCGCCTCAAGCACGGCGACGAACGCCCGATGGTCGGTGCCGCCAGATGCCGAAGGCTCCATGACCCGGGCATCGAGTACCGACCATGCTTCGCCGGCCAAGACGTGATCGATCGGCGAAGCCAGCCATGCAGGAACGGTGGATGGCCAGGTACCTGTGGCCGCAGCATTGGCCTGCTCGGCTGCATCCTGGCAATTGCCGAGCTCCAGAAGATCGACCGTGGCGTTGAAGTCGCCAGCGACGATGACGTCGGATCCGAGCGAGCTGCATTGCCCGGCGATCCACTGCAGGCCTGCTCTCCAGTCGTCCATGCTCTCGGGCAGGGGCGGTGCCGGATGCGCCGCGACGATCACCGGCCCGTCTCCATCGACTGGACGCCAGACGCCGCTCGGAAGACCAGGTGTCGATCCTGCAGCCTCGTCGAGCTCGTAGTTGCCAAGCTCGTCTCCGACGAGCAGCGACGTCGGGATCCACGACTCCTCGAGCGAGCCGGCAACGGCGCGGGTGGTCGCTGGCGTCAAATGCATGCCCTCGAGGGCGACCAGGCGCGAGACCTCGGCGGCAGCATCCTCATCCATCTCCGGCAGGCTCACGACGTCGGCCTGCACCTCGAGGACGAGCTCGGCGACATCTGCGGGGGAGGTTGCCCCACCCTGGGCGTTCCAGACCAGGACGGTCAGATCGCCGTCCGGCAGCCCTGCTGCACCCGTCTCTGAACTTCCGCGGGCCAGGAGCACGCCAGCATTCCCGACGCTTGCGGTCAGAGTGGCGACCGCGATCCCCGCAGCAATGCTCGCCACCAGCCGGGGTCGCCGTCGGAGCAGCAGGAACACCGCTGCAGCGACGATGGCAACGCACAGGAGTGCAAGTGCCAGCGGGGCGCGGAATGCGATGAGCTGTGCGATGCCGAAAAGGCGCTGCGCGGCGAGTGCCTGCGGCCAGGTCAGCAGGACCGCCACAGGAATGCAGACCAGCAACGTGATGCTCAGGCCGAGACGACCCCGACCCGCGTCCCTTCCGGTCGAGGCTGGCTCTTGTTCCGCAGCTTCGGCGACGCGAGTCACAGGCCCCATGTCGGCTGACTGGCTCCCGGCGACAGCAGCACCGCCCACCCCGCGAGGACCAGCGCGATCGCGACGAGAGGCATC
The sequence above is a segment of the Microbacterium sp. Root553 genome. Coding sequences within it:
- a CDS encoding histidine phosphatase family protein — translated: MTLITLVRHGQTDWNLGRRIQGSTDIPLNETGRADAYAAAERLADGTHHAVTSSPLARARETAQIIADRLGLPLGDAVADVREREFGEGEGLLVEEYLATYGDWHAEVPGAETLDAVGDRALGALHRIARESRERTAPVAESVIVVAHGGVIRAVIDRVSGGTLPRDGDVLANGSAHRFEVSPHSVRLLDQFALV
- a CDS encoding Sir2 family NAD-dependent protein deacetylase: MSVSNTAELSATVARAAELLRGTRIALLTGAGLSTDSGIPAYRGEGAPARSNPMTIQTYLADERARRRYWVGGHLGWRAFARAEPNAGHRALAEMESSGVVSGVITQNVDGLHLRAGSSHVIEVHGTMRRVLCLRCGQVFDRRDIAVQIEELNPWITVPENIALAPDGDVLPETTDGFVIPVCTVCEGMLKPDVVFFGEYVPLDRFRAAESLLRSSTALIVAGSSLVVNSGVRLVERARRRGIPLIIVNHEPTRADTWAHVTIAAGTSDVLPALQEMLR
- a CDS encoding TrmH family RNA methyltransferase; the protein is MELLTVTDADDRRLDDYRGLTDTALRTRSDPSGGLYIAESTKVIARAVAAGHRPRSVLVQERRVDDIRAIVGDLDVPVYIVPDAVAEAVTGFAVHRGTIASMHRPELPSVREVIEGASVVLVLENIGDHTNVCDSKTRVPGPPRRARSRIAILEGLADHANVGSAMRNAAALGIDAVLVTPTCSDPLYRRSVRVSMGTVFQVPWTRIPEWPAGIHELQDAGYVVAGMTLGEGAITLDELVAEDHEKLALVFGTEGDGITPATDRLLDRRVTIPMMGGVDSLNVAAATAVTFYATR
- a CDS encoding adenine-specific methyltransferase EcoRI family protein, with translation MEREMNAYVEYDPDVFRDKVVLLPCDDPEWFNRAKGNR
- a CDS encoding AAA family ATPase; translation: MTAYEDVLDWIATRPWWQQRALARIASGETIGETEYEEIAKSLFDKPPVAPEGGWLASVTIPQSTNDEPVRIVAVKGVSNVNRLAENQELTFAPDGLTVVYGNNGSGKSGYARILQSMVRARHRADILPDVFAESPGEQSGEVTFRVADTEYTSTLGSTADAALGRVALYDEHCGDTYLNSEAEISYRPSAVQLLDDLSTLTAGVRRVIDKWKTEKGTPGALPEVVDPGSAATFLKALTAKTTDAEITAAATCPHDVDQKLSDQIEEVARLRTADPAQEKQKLTRKANALDLVAEHLLSLDRSLGSAVHEKLQNLSAKAKVAQEAADAASVTTFGDEPLAGIGSPVWKALWQAAEKYSLTVYPEHDFPHAEESAVCVLCQQSLDTGGSARLKRFHDFVSDTTAQDAETAKAELDTFLAVLGRQPVENQAIAVAIATIEQSEPEVTARVQPFFAAFRARQAAMIADEQPADVNIAAETVAFTAQAKGLRDQADSIDAAEFAGRLAQAQAEENRLRDQIAMRDGRLQIEAERARLRELTVLNDKFSEANTRALTDKVGELTKKYVTEEARDRFTRETDRLELERVTFKATKSRQGMGLLHKADFLNARAGARLGDVLSEGEQTALGFAGFLTEVHFDTSKSALVFDDPVSSLDHMRREAVAHRIIDLAGERQVIIFTHDIAFTMVLRKIAEAANVPFATRGIERKRKIGPGFTTLKHPWTAQDAAQRVDSLRQEVAALRRDEEGMSEPEYQRATEEIAGHMSQTWERIISQVLAEPLVDYKSLEVRVGKLRVIGRVTPDDVKTYDDSYTRISGWALRHDPHPELNYTPPSVDTLKAEIDVLDTWLKGVKKHQQP
- a CDS encoding endonuclease/exonuclease/phosphatase family protein — protein: MTRVAEAAEQEPASTGRDAGRGRLGLSITLLVCIPVAVLLTWPQALAAQRLFGIAQLIAFRAPLALALLCVAIVAAAVFLLLRRRPRLVASIAAGIAVATLTASVGNAGVLLARGSSETGAAGLPDGDLTVLVWNAQGGATSPADVAELVLEVQADVVSLPEMDEDAAAEVSRLVALEGMHLTPATTRAVAGSLEESWIPTSLLVGDELGNYELDEAAGSTPGLPSGVWRPVDGDGPVIVAAHPAPPLPESMDDWRAGLQWIAGQCSSLGSDVIVAGDFNATVDLLELGNCQDAAEQANAAATGTWPSTVPAWLASPIDHVLAGEAWSVLDARVMEPSASGGTDHRAFVAVLEAR